The following are encoded together in the Plasmodium knowlesi strain H genome assembly, chromosome: 8 genome:
- a CDS encoding DER1-like protein, putative has protein sequence MFFLLRLLVSLCVIIVSVRHEHARVILSNKFAASVLNSGTRVGEPSRGTTTLKRDTTRKNGLFRSDQKQNTTSEHGYYYFTKEKNKIIKKKKKKFSLNYSRNPKVVTRGTRKKTHYPLLFISPSSTSLNEITESVKALFNLDYIENSYLYSYIKSFKRTPPLTKLYLLCTFIFSIFMHANKNIYKLIVFDFGKIFKEGQVWRLITPYFYIGNLYLQYFLMFNYLHIYMSSVEIAHYKNPEDLLTFFSFGYLSNLLFTIIGSMYNENVLNLQGYVNKLRRLILLGGKKSSISTKANTADVIISKQQYNHLGYVFSTYILYYWSRINEGTLINCFELFLIKAEYVPFFFIVQNILLYNEFSLFEVASILSSYFFFTYEKNLQLNFLRHFNLALLKVLGIYPMYEAYKEEYE, from the coding sequence atgttttttctgcTCAGGCTACTCGTCTCTTTATGCGTAATAATCGTAAGTGTGAGGCATGAGCACGCGAGAGTTATTTTGTCGAACAAGTTTGCGGCGAGCGTACTGAACAGCGGCACACGTGTAGGGGAGCCATCCCGGGGGACGACGACCCTGAAGAGAGACACgacaaggaaaaatggcCTCTTCAGGAGTGACCAGAAGCAAAACACGACATCAGAACATGGGTACTACTACTTTactaaggagaaaaacaaaataataaaaaaaaaaaaaaaaaaattttcactgAATTATTCTAGAAACCCTAAAGTAGTAACAAGggggacaagaaaaaaaacacactaCCCACTCCTTTTTATATCCCCGTCATCAACATCATTGAACGAGATTACTGAAAGTGTGAAGGCTCTTTTTAATTTAGATTACATAGAAAATAGCTACTTGTATTCCTACATCAAATCATTTAAAAGGACCCCCCCCTTAACGAAACTTTACCTTTTGTGCACCTTCATCTTCAGCATATTTAtgcatgcaaataaaaatatatacaagcTTATTGTATTCGATTTCGGAAAAATATTCAAGGAGGGTCAAGTATGGAGACTAATTACACCGTATTTTTATATAGGCAATTTATATCTACAATATTTTCTCATGTTTAATTATCTACACATCTACATGTCTTCGGTTGAAATTGCACACTACAAGAACCCGGAGGACCTGCTAACATTCTTCAGTTTTGGCTACCTGTCTAATCTCCTTTTTACAATAATAGGAAGTATGTACAATGAGAACGTATTGAATCTCCAAGGCTATGTGAATAAACTTAGGAGACTCATTTTATTAGGTGGTAAGAAGAGTAGTATTTCCACCAAGGCGAACACAGCAGATGTGATAATATCAAAACAACAGTACAACCACCTGGGTTATGTTTTCTCTACCTACATATTGTACTATTGGAGTCGGATCAACGAAGGTACCTTGATTAACTGTTTTGAGCTTTTCCTTATTAAGGCTGAatatgtaccttttttttttatcgtacAGAATATTTTACTGTATAATGAATTTTCTCTCTTCGAAGTAGCATCCATATTGTCcagctacttttttttcacttatgAGAAGAACTTGCAGTTGAATTTCCTGCGGCACTTCAACCTCGCTCTGCTCAAGGTGTTGGGCATCTACCCCATGTACGAGGCGTACAAGGAGGAGTACGAGTAG